A genome region from Pseudanabaena sp. Chao 1811 includes the following:
- a CDS encoding response regulator: protein MKQSKILKKLLTASERSFVTIDRQFVITDTSYGAERFSECPYESLLDKDIRQVFPETIGLEGIFNNIWLNQSTSFEIKGICRSSPTRKNLYFDFYIIGTNELDESDKNIIICIEDVTEMMMQSQVLLQRINESELLANALTKSKEYIDKIISSMADALIVTDHQGIIKTINTATINLFGYSQDELIGSSITLIFNDAHQLDAISCQSDGGQVTEDNCNFYNIEILCLSKQKEEVLISFSCSTIFNHQLEYDIEPSHHFVYVGRDITEIKRKEQELLAARQFAEQAAQAKNIFLANMSHEIRTPINGVLGMTDLLLSTNLDPRQQDFVDNIRLSGNLLLSLINRILDLSKLEEGKLELESLAFHLEQCLEETLEIFSLQAHSKGLELNVLFEENLPNFLLGDTVRLRQILMNLIGNAIKFTDKGEVFVRVERDRLFEQTLMESANNSEVNATSNYLEQPPIYLKFSITDTGIGIHEKDYDKLFQPFSQVDASTTRRFGGTGLGLAICRQLAELMQGEIGVVIPEQGIGTCFWFRVPFYRQPHNISSLVVDENQPLRKRTILVVDENQHTREAICYYLKDFGAGVYEATNILDVIAYLDTGKQIDIALIDWKLIEFNTVELVQRIQSQQNRNIPLIAVLTANRQGEIQTVIDQGFCGYITKPFKRQRLLKSISLALDIDILPSIDDLVITQLVAEQENNIGENSAIERLSNLKILLAEDNVVNQKIMMSYLSQLSCQADLADNGEQVLQLIKSKDYDIILMDCQMPLLDGYDTTQAIRQMEMTQELLKHIFIVAMTANAFKEDRDRCLAVGMDDYLSKPIRRKQLQEMLEHWMLKIRA from the coding sequence ATGAAACAGTCAAAAATCCTTAAAAAGCTTCTCACTGCTTCAGAGCGCTCATTTGTAACGATTGATCGACAGTTTGTGATTACAGACACATCCTATGGGGCTGAAAGGTTTTCTGAATGTCCGTATGAGTCTTTGTTAGATAAAGATATTCGCCAAGTATTTCCAGAGACTATTGGCTTAGAGGGGATTTTCAATAATATTTGGCTTAATCAATCAACTAGTTTTGAAATTAAGGGGATTTGTCGCTCTTCTCCTACAAGGAAAAATCTCTATTTTGATTTTTATATCATCGGTACAAACGAACTAGACGAATCAGACAAAAATATTATTATCTGTATTGAAGACGTTACAGAAATGATGATGCAATCTCAGGTTTTGCTGCAAAGAATTAATGAGTCAGAGTTATTAGCTAATGCACTTACAAAATCAAAGGAATATATTGATAAAATTATTTCGTCAATGGCAGATGCCTTAATTGTTACCGATCATCAAGGCATTATTAAAACGATCAATACCGCTACTATAAACTTGTTTGGTTATTCTCAAGATGAATTGATCGGCAGTTCAATCACGCTAATCTTTAATGATGCTCATCAGCTTGATGCTATTTCTTGTCAATCTGATGGAGGTCAAGTTACAGAAGACAATTGCAATTTTTATAATATTGAAATTCTCTGTTTATCAAAACAGAAGGAAGAAGTTCTCATCTCTTTTTCTTGCTCAACAATATTTAACCATCAATTAGAATATGATATTGAGCCAAGCCATCATTTTGTATATGTTGGACGGGATATTACCGAAATTAAGCGTAAAGAGCAGGAACTGTTAGCTGCTAGACAATTTGCAGAGCAAGCTGCTCAAGCAAAAAATATTTTCTTAGCAAATATGAGCCATGAAATCCGTACTCCGATTAATGGTGTATTAGGTATGACAGACTTATTGCTGAGTACAAATCTTGATCCTCGTCAGCAAGATTTTGTTGATAATATTCGGCTCAGTGGCAATCTATTGTTGAGTTTAATTAATCGTATTCTTGACCTATCAAAACTAGAAGAAGGGAAACTGGAATTAGAAAGCTTGGCTTTCCATTTAGAACAGTGTTTGGAAGAGACTCTAGAAATATTTTCTTTGCAAGCTCATAGTAAGGGTTTAGAGCTTAATGTCCTCTTTGAAGAGAACTTACCAAATTTTTTATTAGGGGATACAGTCAGGTTGCGGCAAATACTGATGAATTTAATTGGTAATGCGATTAAGTTTACCGATAAGGGAGAAGTATTTGTTAGGGTTGAGCGCGATCGCCTATTTGAGCAAACCTTAATGGAATCAGCGAATAATTCAGAGGTGAATGCAACAAGTAACTACTTAGAGCAGCCTCCTATTTATTTAAAATTTTCCATCACTGATACAGGTATTGGCATTCATGAAAAAGATTATGACAAGTTATTTCAGCCTTTTTCCCAAGTTGATGCTTCTACAACCCGTCGTTTTGGTGGTACTGGTCTAGGACTGGCAATTTGTCGTCAATTAGCGGAGTTGATGCAGGGAGAAATTGGCGTAGTTATTCCAGAGCAAGGCATAGGTACGTGCTTTTGGTTTCGAGTACCTTTTTATCGGCAGCCCCACAATATATCATCATTAGTAGTAGACGAAAATCAACCTCTACGTAAGAGAACTATTTTGGTGGTTGACGAAAATCAACATACTCGTGAGGCGATTTGTTATTATCTTAAGGATTTTGGCGCAGGTGTCTATGAAGCAACCAATATATTAGATGTGATCGCTTATTTGGATACAGGCAAACAAATTGATATCGCTCTAATTGATTGGAAACTAATAGAGTTTAATACCGTTGAATTAGTTCAACGAATCCAGTCTCAACAAAATAGAAATATCCCACTAATTGCAGTATTGACAGCTAATCGTCAAGGTGAAATACAAACAGTCATTGATCAAGGATTTTGTGGATATATCACCAAGCCTTTTAAAAGACAAAGGTTGTTAAAATCTATATCCTTGGCTTTAGATATAGACATATTACCTTCCATTGATGATTTGGTCATTACTCAACTAGTAGCTGAACAGGAAAATAATATAGGAGAGAACTCTGCCATAGAAAGGCTTAGTAATTTGAAGATCCTGTTAGCTGAAGATAATGTTGTTAATCAGAAAATTATGATGTCCTACTTATCTCAGCTAAGCTGTCAAGCAGACTTAGCCGATAACGGAGAACAGGTACTGCAATTAATCAAATCTAAAGATTATGACATCATCTTGATGGATTGTCAGATGCCTTTGCTTGATGGATATGACACTACACAAGCGATTCGGCAAATGGAAATGACTCAGGAGTTGCTCAAGCATATATTTATTGTTGCTATGACTGCGAATGCCTTTAAGGAAGATCGCGATCGCTGTTTAGCGGTTGGTATGGATGATTACCTCAGTAAACCCATCCGCCGCAAACAACTCCAAGAAATGCTCGAACATTGGATGCTCAAAATTAGGGCATAA
- a CDS encoding Rab family GTPase, producing the protein MNSSPKVISQKMCLVGDFGVGKTSLIRQFVDRQFSDKYLSTVGVKISRKLVSIATSIENADKEDLKQLQLIVWDIEGSTRFQGIAPSYLQGAKGALIVGDVTRQASMQSLKGHVQLFQSINPHSHVIVALNKVDLITAHEKEILFESIPTEFAELKVLLKATSAKTGEGVDEIFQTLAYQMLMLE; encoded by the coding sequence ATGAATTCTTCACCAAAAGTAATTTCTCAAAAAATGTGTCTTGTTGGCGATTTTGGCGTTGGCAAAACTAGCTTGATCCGTCAATTTGTAGATCGACAATTTAGCGATAAGTACCTATCAACAGTCGGGGTGAAAATATCACGGAAACTCGTATCTATCGCAACTTCTATTGAAAATGCCGACAAGGAAGATTTAAAGCAATTACAACTAATTGTTTGGGATATTGAAGGAAGTACGCGCTTTCAAGGAATTGCTCCTAGCTATCTCCAAGGAGCTAAAGGTGCATTAATTGTCGGTGACGTTACGAGGCAAGCAAGTATGCAGAGCCTGAAAGGACATGTCCAACTTTTTCAATCAATTAATCCCCATTCCCATGTAATCGTTGCTTTGAATAAGGTCGATTTAATCACAGCCCATGAAAAAGAGATTCTATTTGAATCTATTCCTACGGAATTTGCCGAACTTAAAGTACTATTGAAAGCGACATCAGCGAAGACAGGAGAAGGCGTTGATGAGATATTCCAAACACTAGCGTATCAGATGCTAATGCTAGAATAA
- a CDS encoding BON domain-containing protein, whose amino-acid sequence MSERNGNINDNSLSDVEKFFLLLSELNIIESQKTRNSENQNQSLVLQSEYEEQVADYEYNSSFVDINPENEELKNRSRLVDLESSKESLDEPLEMRSPSGYPFPSLLDELPFLKNIQPIEYNGINNSNNAAQNNGNGTASNARESLPLEKAEENETINLIHDLLLRSELKLDQTQPNLPTENELNELSIGKSQSVLPMQSATQPQKLDSVNQKSNQKDPSSYSSASSPLEDDQALHLLQDILVVPEIEDLRSFKVSVEQKLGIVESQVNNPALMDKIEGLESLIQNASLGLSSLGSRLTEIDNENDNIPTEIAGVRERVAQLENRINEPDELVQLLLPVIADILSLKVTESRESMCQAIMPIIAEVIFERSQLDRVAMSHAISDILPSAISEHIHSSPEGIAKAIAPEMGAAIREQIRLDRDAIIDAIAPEMGSAIKRQIALERDSMVDALYPVIGNTIAKYFAEAIRSINEKVEQTFSVGGLQRKLRAKIQGVSEAELILKESVPFEVQAIFLIHNLSGLVMVDIQQSDLNTLIEPLDSDMLAGMLTAIRSFANECMSRSSEEKAEIDAINYSGSKILLEVAGYCYLAVIIRGEPDSEFVTKIRDIFGQIIQVYGDRLKQFDGDPSMVPFKVHLELKTLMEVEKTQPKKSSKALIFLGLALFALVFVPMGIYQYQSQRDRQIEAKVLEAFASTPELAVYRLNVAANGQQLKLSGKLPNQNLRDRALQVANEVTKTEIVIANINNNIYAVNIPPDPILVAAEVQRLTRVLNYTQGVNIATEFNNGQLTITGQVEQPSLIPKITQTFTKIAGITAVTNATILIVPKLSTRIYFPFGVTILQPSELEKLIEVKAFLDMYPDYSLKISAKSDNIGDRTVNYQLGVKRTQALRDALLKKGINANRLHISGIIEPSIQQPSDQIARWVEFEPTLK is encoded by the coding sequence ATGTCAGAGAGAAATGGAAATATCAATGATAATTCTCTCAGCGACGTTGAGAAGTTTTTCCTTCTGCTCTCTGAACTCAACATTATTGAATCCCAAAAAACTCGAAACTCTGAGAATCAAAATCAGTCACTGGTTTTGCAATCAGAATATGAGGAACAGGTTGCAGACTACGAATATAATTCTAGCTTTGTAGATATTAATCCTGAGAATGAAGAGCTAAAAAACAGATCTAGATTGGTAGATCTTGAATCATCTAAGGAATCTCTAGATGAACCTTTAGAAATGCGATCGCCTTCAGGTTATCCATTCCCTAGCCTTCTTGATGAGTTACCTTTTCTAAAGAATATTCAACCCATTGAATATAATGGCATTAACAATAGTAATAATGCGGCTCAGAACAATGGCAATGGCACTGCATCAAATGCTAGAGAATCTTTGCCACTAGAAAAAGCAGAAGAAAATGAAACTATCAATCTTATTCATGATCTTCTCTTAAGAAGTGAACTAAAACTTGATCAAACTCAACCTAATTTGCCAACAGAGAATGAACTAAATGAATTAAGCATTGGCAAATCTCAATCTGTTTTGCCAATGCAATCAGCAACTCAACCACAAAAACTAGATAGCGTTAATCAAAAAAGCAATCAAAAAGATCCATCTTCCTATAGCTCTGCATCAAGTCCCTTAGAAGATGATCAGGCATTGCACCTTCTCCAAGATATTCTGGTTGTACCAGAGATCGAAGATCTCAGAAGTTTTAAAGTTTCTGTCGAACAAAAACTCGGAATTGTTGAAAGTCAGGTTAACAATCCTGCCTTAATGGATAAAATTGAGGGATTAGAGAGCTTAATTCAAAATGCTTCTCTTGGGTTAAGTAGTCTTGGTTCACGACTTACAGAAATTGATAATGAGAATGACAATATCCCTACCGAAATTGCTGGTGTGAGAGAGCGAGTTGCTCAATTAGAAAATCGAATTAATGAACCAGATGAACTAGTACAACTTTTGCTGCCAGTAATTGCGGATATCCTGAGTCTGAAAGTGACAGAATCTAGAGAATCAATGTGTCAAGCGATCATGCCAATTATTGCGGAAGTGATCTTTGAGCGATCGCAACTAGATCGAGTTGCCATGAGTCATGCGATTTCTGATATTTTGCCCAGTGCTATTAGTGAGCATATTCATAGTAGTCCTGAAGGGATTGCCAAGGCGATCGCCCCAGAGATGGGAGCTGCCATTCGTGAACAAATTCGCCTAGATCGGGATGCAATTATTGATGCCATTGCCCCAGAGATGGGTTCCGCAATCAAACGCCAAATTGCCCTTGAACGCGATTCAATGGTAGATGCCCTTTATCCAGTAATTGGCAATACGATCGCCAAATATTTTGCTGAAGCTATTCGATCTATTAATGAAAAAGTAGAGCAAACCTTTAGTGTTGGAGGTTTACAGCGTAAATTGCGAGCCAAAATTCAGGGGGTTTCAGAAGCAGAATTGATTCTCAAAGAATCAGTTCCCTTTGAGGTGCAAGCAATATTTTTGATTCATAATCTTTCGGGATTAGTGATGGTTGATATTCAACAGAGTGATCTTAATACTCTGATCGAGCCGCTTGACTCGGATATGTTAGCGGGGATGTTAACTGCAATTCGGAGCTTTGCCAACGAATGTATGTCACGCTCATCAGAAGAAAAAGCTGAGATTGATGCAATTAACTATAGTGGCTCAAAAATTTTATTAGAAGTTGCTGGCTATTGTTATCTCGCAGTCATCATTCGAGGGGAGCCAGACTCCGAATTTGTGACGAAAATTCGCGATATATTTGGTCAAATTATCCAAGTTTATGGTGATCGCCTCAAACAATTTGATGGTGATCCCAGTATGGTTCCCTTTAAAGTTCATCTAGAACTAAAGACTTTGATGGAAGTAGAAAAGACTCAGCCTAAAAAATCATCAAAAGCTCTGATTTTTCTGGGTTTAGCCCTATTTGCCTTAGTTTTTGTACCAATGGGAATTTATCAATATCAATCCCAACGCGATCGCCAAATCGAAGCCAAAGTTTTAGAAGCCTTTGCAAGTACGCCAGAACTTGCGGTCTATCGCCTCAATGTTGCTGCCAATGGTCAGCAACTCAAACTCTCAGGTAAATTACCAAATCAAAATTTACGCGATCGCGCCCTTCAAGTTGCCAACGAAGTAACCAAAACGGAAATAGTGATCGCCAACATTAACAACAATATCTATGCCGTTAATATCCCACCAGATCCCATACTCGTTGCGGCAGAAGTCCAACGGCTTACTAGAGTGCTTAACTATACCCAAGGGGTCAATATTGCTACAGAGTTCAATAATGGGCAATTGACGATTACAGGGCAAGTCGAGCAACCCAGCCTGATCCCTAAAATCACTCAAACTTTCACCAAAATTGCGGGAATTACTGCCGTAACCAATGCCACGATACTCATAGTGCCGAAGCTATCGACTCGCATTTACTTCCCTTTTGGTGTAACTATCCTCCAACCATCAGAGTTAGAAAAATTAATAGAAGTTAAGGCTTTTCTAGATATGTATCCTGACTACAGCCTCAAAATTTCTGCCAAAAGTGACAATATCGGCGATCGCACAGTGAACTATCAACTAGGGGTAAAGCGTACTCAAGCATTACGTGATGCTCTGCTAAAGAAGGGCATCAATGCAAATCGGTTACATATTTCTGGGATAATAGAACCATCTATTCAGCAACCTTCTGACCAAATAGCAAGATGGGTAGAGTTTGAACCTACGCTAAAATAA